A region of Aliivibrio fischeri DNA encodes the following proteins:
- the brnQ gene encoding branched-chain amino acid transport system II carrier protein → MKQSLKLADIIAVGFMLFAFFLGAGNIIFPPIAGQMAGEHVFGAMSGFLITAVGLPLLTIIAIGVSGGSWQHLTRDLPPKVAMIMAILMFVIIGPAFAAPRTGLVAYEMAAKPFIGADAGQFSLTLFSIVFFSIAMFFAWSQGKLIDTIGKFLTPALFIGLIVLAIAVFVNPQGDIVAATGKYVDSPLTTGFFEGYNTMDTFGALMFGILIIDALKSKGITEHKATTKYLTIAGLIAASGLAFVYVSLFYLGATSSTVAAGADNGGAILTAYTHALFGTSGQTVLSVIVLIACLTTAIGLISACADYFSSICKVTYKSWVIIVGVACAVVANVGLTQLITLSVPVLFLLYPVAIALVVLAFIRKMMPNPQLAYRVVISVATCFAILDAAKVAGADMSAFSMLPMFDHGMAWVIPTFASMIIVRFVGKKEDELVTENA, encoded by the coding sequence GTGAAACAGTCATTAAAACTAGCCGATATCATTGCCGTTGGCTTTATGCTTTTTGCCTTTTTCTTAGGCGCAGGCAATATTATTTTCCCACCAATTGCTGGCCAAATGGCTGGTGAGCACGTTTTTGGTGCAATGAGTGGATTTTTAATCACAGCTGTTGGTTTACCATTATTAACTATCATTGCTATTGGTGTCTCTGGTGGCTCTTGGCAGCACCTAACACGTGACCTACCTCCTAAAGTAGCAATGATAATGGCAATTTTAATGTTTGTTATTATTGGTCCTGCTTTTGCTGCTCCTCGAACAGGTTTGGTGGCATATGAAATGGCAGCGAAACCATTTATCGGAGCGGATGCAGGTCAATTTTCACTGACTCTATTTTCAATTGTATTCTTCTCTATCGCAATGTTTTTTGCATGGTCTCAAGGTAAATTGATTGACACTATTGGTAAGTTTTTAACGCCAGCATTGTTCATTGGGTTAATTGTGCTTGCTATTGCTGTATTCGTTAATCCTCAAGGTGATATTGTTGCTGCTACAGGTAAGTATGTTGATAGCCCTCTAACAACAGGATTTTTTGAAGGTTACAATACAATGGATACGTTTGGTGCCTTAATGTTTGGTATTTTGATCATCGATGCATTGAAGAGCAAAGGTATTACAGAGCATAAAGCGACAACTAAATATTTAACGATTGCTGGTTTAATTGCGGCATCGGGCTTAGCTTTTGTGTACGTATCATTATTCTACTTAGGTGCAACGTCTAGTACGGTTGCAGCAGGGGCTGATAATGGTGGGGCAATACTAACAGCTTATACTCATGCATTGTTTGGTACTTCTGGGCAGACGGTATTATCTGTTATTGTATTAATTGCTTGTTTAACAACGGCTATTGGTCTGATTTCAGCTTGCGCAGATTACTTTAGCTCAATCTGTAAAGTGACATATAAGTCTTGGGTTATTATTGTTGGTGTAGCATGTGCAGTAGTTGCTAATGTTGGATTAACTCAGCTAATTACGCTTTCGGTTCCTGTATTATTCTTACTTTACCCGGTAGCAATTGCATTAGTTGTGTTGGCTTTTATTCGTAAAATGATGCCAAATCCACAATTAGCTTATCGTGTCGTTATTTCTGTTGCGACGTGTTTTGCGATATTAGATGCTGCGAAAGTTGCTGGTGCGGATATGTCTGCTTTCTCAATGTTACCAATGTTTGACCATGGTATGGCTTGGGTGATTCCAACATTTGCTTCGATGATCATTGTTCGTTTTGTCGGTAAGAAAGAAGACGAATTAGTGACTGAAAATGCATAA
- the fbaA gene encoding class II fructose-bisphosphate aldolase: protein MSKIFDFVKPGVISGDDVQKVFEVAKENKFALPAVNVVNTDSINGVLEAAAKVKAPVVVQFSNGGAGFFAGKGVKLEGQGAQILGAVAGAKYVHAVAEAYGVPVILHTDHAAKKLLPWIDGLLDAGEAFFAETGKPLFSSHMIDLSEESLEENIEISGKYLERMAKMGMTLEIELGCTGGEEDGVDNSHMDASELYTSPEDVAYAYEKLNAISPRFTIAASFGNVHGVYQAGNVVLTPTILRDSQAYCAEKFGIAPNALNFVFHGGSGSSEAEIQESIGYGVIKMNIDTDTQWATWDGIRTYEAENRDFLQGQIGNPTGESAPNKKYYDPRVWLRAGQASMVTRLEKAFADLNAIDVL from the coding sequence ATGTCTAAGATCTTCGATTTTGTAAAACCTGGTGTTATTTCTGGCGACGACGTACAGAAAGTATTTGAAGTAGCAAAAGAAAACAAATTTGCTCTTCCTGCAGTAAACGTAGTTAACACTGATTCAATCAACGGTGTTCTAGAAGCTGCTGCTAAAGTTAAAGCTCCAGTTGTTGTTCAATTCTCTAACGGCGGTGCTGGTTTCTTCGCTGGTAAAGGCGTTAAACTTGAAGGTCAAGGTGCTCAAATCCTTGGTGCTGTAGCTGGTGCTAAATACGTTCACGCTGTAGCTGAAGCTTACGGTGTTCCAGTTATTCTTCACACTGACCACGCTGCTAAGAAACTTCTTCCATGGATCGACGGTCTACTAGACGCTGGTGAAGCATTCTTCGCTGAAACTGGTAAACCTCTATTCTCTTCTCACATGATCGACCTTTCTGAAGAGTCTCTAGAAGAAAACATCGAAATCTCTGGCAAATACCTTGAGCGTATGGCTAAGATGGGCATGACTCTAGAAATCGAACTAGGTTGTACTGGTGGTGAAGAAGACGGCGTTGATAACTCTCACATGGACGCATCTGAGCTTTACACTTCTCCTGAAGATGTTGCATACGCATACGAGAAACTAAACGCTATCAGCCCACGTTTCACTATCGCTGCATCTTTCGGTAACGTACACGGTGTTTACCAAGCTGGTAACGTTGTACTTACTCCAACTATCCTACGTGACTCTCAAGCATACTGTGCAGAGAAGTTCGGTATTGCACCTAACGCTCTAAACTTCGTATTCCACGGTGGTTCAGGTTCTTCTGAAGCTGAAATCCAAGAGTCTATCGGTTACGGTGTTATCAAAATGAACATCGATACTGATACACAATGGGCTACTTGGGACGGTATCCGTACTTACGAAGCTGAAAACCGTGATTTCCTACAAGGTCAAATCGGTAACCCAACTGGCGAATCTGCGCCAAACAAGAAGTACTACGATCCACGCGTATGGCTACGTGCTGGTCAAGCTTCTATGGTTACTCGTCTTGAGAAAGCATTTGCTGACCTTAACGCAATCGACGTACTATAA
- the srmB gene encoding ATP-dependent RNA helicase SrmB: MIKTFADLDLSPNLLRALEEIDYQRPTQVQAMTIPEALEGKDILASAPTGTGKSAAFLLPALQHLDDFPRREPGPARILILTPTRELAIQVADEARQLAKYTRHKVFTITGGISYQDHADILATTQDIVVATPGRLMEYIEAERFDCRAIETLILDEADRMLDMGFGPVVDRLSKECRWRKQTFLFSATLEGRGVEGFTADLLNEPAEINAEPSRRERKKITQWYHRADNMAHKIDLLKNILTEQAERSIVFVKTRERLAELRGHLETAKIPCAWIQGEMAQESRNNAIARFRDGTVNVLIATDVAARGIDLPDVSHVINFDMPRTADVYLHRIGRTARAGKKGNAVSLIEAHDQPMMERVGRYIKEDDIIKERFIEGLKPKHKKPVFKNKQKKNAKKKAALAKKKAPKKKKK; this comes from the coding sequence GTGATCAAAACGTTTGCTGACCTCGATCTATCACCTAACCTATTGCGTGCTCTTGAGGAGATAGATTATCAACGTCCAACTCAAGTTCAGGCTATGACTATCCCTGAAGCATTAGAAGGTAAAGATATCCTTGCTTCTGCACCAACAGGGACAGGTAAATCTGCTGCATTCTTATTACCTGCTCTTCAGCACTTAGATGACTTCCCTCGTCGCGAACCAGGACCTGCTCGTATTCTTATCCTGACGCCTACACGTGAATTAGCAATTCAAGTCGCTGATGAAGCTCGTCAATTAGCAAAATATACTCGTCATAAAGTATTTACGATTACAGGTGGTATTAGCTACCAAGATCACGCTGATATTTTAGCAACTACTCAAGATATCGTTGTAGCAACTCCTGGTCGTTTAATGGAGTACATTGAAGCTGAGCGCTTTGATTGCCGAGCTATTGAAACCCTTATTCTTGATGAAGCAGACCGCATGTTAGATATGGGTTTTGGCCCTGTTGTTGACCGTCTATCTAAAGAATGCCGCTGGCGTAAGCAAACCTTCTTATTCTCAGCGACATTAGAAGGTCGTGGCGTAGAAGGCTTTACTGCAGACCTACTGAATGAACCAGCAGAGATTAATGCAGAGCCATCACGCCGTGAGCGTAAAAAGATCACTCAGTGGTACCACCGTGCTGACAACATGGCTCATAAAATTGATCTGTTAAAAAATATCTTAACAGAGCAAGCTGAACGCTCAATTGTATTCGTAAAAACACGTGAACGTTTAGCGGAACTTCGTGGTCACTTAGAAACAGCTAAGATCCCTTGTGCTTGGATTCAAGGTGAAATGGCTCAAGAAAGCCGTAATAACGCAATTGCTCGCTTCCGTGACGGAACAGTAAACGTGTTAATTGCGACAGATGTTGCTGCTCGTGGTATTGATTTACCTGACGTTTCACACGTTATCAACTTTGACATGCCACGTACTGCTGATGTGTACTTACACCGTATTGGTCGTACCGCTCGTGCTGGTAAAAAAGGTAATGCGGTATCTTTAATTGAAGCGCATGATCAACCAATGATGGAGCGTGTAGGTCGTTACATCAAAGAAGATGACATCATTAAAGAACGCTTCATCGAAGGGCTAAAACCTAAGCATAAAAAACCTGTTTTCAAAAATAAACAGAAGAAAAATGCGAAGAAGAAAGCTGCTTTAGCGAAGAAAAAAGCACCGAAGAAAAAGAAGAAATAA
- the xerD gene encoding site-specific tyrosine recombinase XerD → MWMERGLSENTLASYRNDLVKLLQWLEDNHYKCASISAMGLNEFQAYLVDKEYKQTSRARMLSALRRFFQYLHREKIRGDDPTALLASPKLPQRLPKDLSEEQVDALLNAPNVEDPLELRDRAMLELLYATGLRVTELVSLTMENVSLRQGVVRVTGKGDKERLVPMGENAVDWIEQFLTHGRPMLLGEKSSDVVFPSKRAKQMTRQTFWHRIKHYAVIAGIDSDKLSPHVLRHAFATHLLNYGADLRVVQMLLGHSDLSTTQIYTHVATERLKQIHQEHHPRS, encoded by the coding sequence ATGTGGATGGAGCGTGGCCTGTCTGAAAATACGTTGGCTTCATATCGAAACGATTTAGTGAAGTTGTTGCAGTGGTTAGAAGATAATCACTATAAATGTGCTTCTATTTCAGCGATGGGACTTAATGAGTTTCAAGCTTATTTAGTTGATAAAGAATATAAACAAACTTCTCGAGCTCGAATGCTGTCTGCATTACGTCGTTTTTTTCAGTATTTACATCGTGAAAAAATCCGCGGAGATGATCCCACAGCATTACTTGCTAGCCCTAAATTACCTCAACGCTTACCAAAAGATTTAAGTGAAGAGCAAGTTGATGCGTTGCTTAATGCTCCGAATGTCGAAGATCCTCTAGAGCTTCGAGATCGAGCAATGTTAGAACTACTTTATGCAACAGGTTTACGTGTTACTGAGCTAGTTAGCTTAACCATGGAAAATGTAAGTTTACGCCAAGGTGTTGTACGAGTTACTGGTAAAGGTGATAAAGAACGTTTAGTCCCAATGGGAGAGAATGCCGTAGATTGGATTGAGCAGTTTTTAACTCATGGTCGTCCAATGCTGCTTGGTGAAAAAAGTTCGGATGTCGTGTTTCCTAGTAAACGAGCAAAACAAATGACTCGTCAGACATTTTGGCACCGAATTAAGCATTATGCTGTTATTGCTGGTATTGATTCTGATAAATTATCGCCACACGTATTGCGACATGCTTTTGCTACACATCTTTTAAACTATGGCGCAGATCTCCGTGTTGTACAAATGTTGTTAGGACATAGTGATCTTTCAACAACACAAATATATACTCATGTAGCAACGGAACGTTTGAAGCAAATTCATCAAGAGCATCACCCTCGCTCATAA
- the recJ gene encoding single-stranded-DNA-specific exonuclease RecJ: MIEVKRRTVPSSTQLPDSIPPILQRIYAARGITSSSQLERGAKFLLSFQSMHGISKAVDILVEAIQKQTRIIVVGDFDADGATSSALSVMAFRMMGSQNVDYLVPNRFEDGYGLSPDVVDQAKEMGAEIIMTVDNGVSSIDGVLKAKEYGMQVVVTDHHLPGAHLPLADAIVNPNLEACAFPSKSLAGVGVAFYLMLAIRARLREINWFEKQNIAIPNLADLLDLVALGTVADLVALDENNRILVHQGIQRIRAGKCRPGIQALIEVANRVPSRIVASDFGFALGPRINAAGRLDDMSFGVELLMSNNIHAARRMAAELDSLNQTRKEIEQGMKEEAMAICERLEFGAQSELPFGLVLFQRDWHQGVIGILASRIKEKYHRPVIAFADGGDGFIKGSCRSIAGFHMRDALDLIDTRNPGLILKFGGHAMAAGLTIKEADYKKFSQAFDDVVRESVEEEALKGIILSDGALTPEEFTLGTAEIIRAGGPWGQAFPEPIFDGEFKVLNQRLVGEKHLKLMLEPIHRDFPTNKMVDAIAFNIDVRRWPDASVQKVKLAYRLDINEFRGNQTLQLMVENIEPL, encoded by the coding sequence ATGATTGAAGTGAAACGTCGAACAGTACCATCCTCAACTCAACTTCCTGATTCGATACCTCCGATTTTGCAGCGAATTTATGCAGCGAGAGGGATTACATCAAGCTCGCAGCTTGAGCGTGGTGCAAAATTTTTACTATCATTTCAATCAATGCACGGTATTTCTAAAGCTGTAGATATCCTAGTTGAAGCAATTCAAAAGCAAACTCGTATTATCGTTGTTGGGGATTTTGATGCCGATGGTGCAACCAGTTCAGCATTATCTGTAATGGCATTTCGTATGATGGGAAGTCAAAATGTCGATTACTTGGTGCCTAACCGATTTGAAGACGGCTATGGCTTGAGTCCTGATGTTGTGGATCAAGCAAAAGAGATGGGTGCTGAGATCATCATGACCGTTGATAATGGTGTTTCATCCATTGATGGTGTTTTGAAAGCAAAAGAATATGGTATGCAAGTTGTGGTAACGGATCATCACTTACCTGGTGCTCATTTGCCTCTTGCTGATGCGATTGTAAACCCTAATTTAGAGGCGTGCGCATTCCCATCTAAATCTTTAGCAGGTGTAGGTGTTGCCTTTTATTTAATGCTTGCTATTCGTGCTCGTCTTCGTGAAATAAATTGGTTTGAAAAACAAAATATAGCGATACCGAATTTAGCTGATTTACTTGATTTAGTTGCGCTTGGGACTGTGGCTGACTTAGTTGCTTTGGATGAAAATAATCGAATTCTTGTTCATCAAGGTATTCAACGCATTCGCGCTGGTAAGTGTCGACCAGGGATCCAAGCGCTGATTGAAGTGGCTAACCGAGTTCCATCACGTATTGTTGCTTCTGACTTTGGGTTTGCGTTAGGCCCAAGAATAAATGCAGCGGGTCGTTTGGATGATATGTCATTTGGCGTTGAGCTTTTAATGTCAAATAACATTCATGCCGCTCGTCGTATGGCGGCAGAATTAGATTCATTAAATCAAACTCGAAAAGAAATTGAGCAGGGCATGAAAGAAGAAGCCATGGCTATTTGTGAGCGATTAGAGTTTGGTGCTCAAAGTGAATTGCCTTTTGGATTGGTGTTGTTTCAGCGTGATTGGCACCAAGGTGTTATTGGTATTTTGGCTTCACGTATAAAAGAAAAATATCATCGTCCTGTCATTGCTTTTGCTGACGGTGGTGATGGTTTTATTAAAGGATCATGCCGCTCTATTGCAGGCTTTCATATGCGTGATGCATTAGATTTGATTGATACTAGAAATCCAGGCCTTATTTTGAAATTTGGTGGACATGCTATGGCTGCTGGATTAACCATTAAAGAGGCGGATTACAAAAAATTCAGTCAAGCTTTTGATGATGTCGTCCGTGAGTCGGTAGAAGAAGAAGCTCTTAAAGGGATTATTTTATCTGATGGTGCACTAACACCAGAAGAATTTACATTAGGTACGGCTGAAATTATCCGTGCGGGTGGACCATGGGGACAAGCTTTTCCTGAGCCTATTTTTGATGGTGAATTTAAAGTATTAAACCAACGTCTAGTGGGCGAAAAACATCTTAAATTAATGTTAGAGCCGATTCACCGTGATTTTCCAACCAATAAAATGGTTGATGCTATCGCATTTAATATTGATGTTCGCCGTTGGCCAGATGCTTCAGTTCAAAAAGTAAAGTTAGCTTATCGACTCGATATTAATGAATTTCGTGGAAATCAGACCTTACAGCTTATGGTTGAGAACATTGAACCACTTTAA
- the prfB gene encoding peptide chain release factor 2 yields MFEINPIKNRLQDVSERTNILRGTFDYDAKKERLEEVNAELEQPDVWNEPERAQALGKERASLEAVVETIDLLDQGVEDVDGLLELAVEEEDQETFDEIEPELAELEAKLAKLEFRRMFSGDHDASDCYIDLQSGSGGTEAQDWTSMMLRMYLRWAEAKGFKVEVIEVSEGEVAGLKGATVRIAGEYAYGWLRTETGVHRLVRKSPFDSSGRRHTSFASAFIYPEIDDNIQIDINPSDLRIDVYRASGAGGQHVNTTESAVRITHVPTNIVVQCQNDRSQHKNKDQAMKQLRAKLFEYELQKQNAEKQANEDAKSDIGWGSQIRSYVLDDSRIKDLRTGVENRNTQAVLDGDLDKFIEASLKSGL; encoded by the coding sequence ATGTTCGAAATTAATCCTATTAAAAACCGTCTCCAGGATGTGTCTGAACGCACAAATATCCTGAGGGGTACCTTTGACTATGACGCTAAAAAAGAGCGTCTAGAAGAAGTAAATGCAGAGCTAGAACAACCGGATGTATGGAATGAACCTGAACGTGCACAAGCACTAGGTAAAGAACGTGCATCACTAGAAGCTGTTGTTGAAACCATTGATCTTTTAGATCAAGGTGTTGAAGACGTAGATGGCTTACTAGAACTTGCGGTTGAAGAAGAAGATCAAGAAACCTTTGATGAAATTGAACCGGAACTGGCTGAGTTAGAAGCTAAGCTAGCGAAACTTGAGTTTCGTCGTATGTTCTCTGGTGATCACGATGCTTCTGACTGTTATATCGATCTTCAATCAGGCTCTGGTGGTACAGAGGCTCAAGATTGGACTTCTATGATGCTGCGTATGTATTTACGTTGGGCTGAAGCAAAAGGCTTCAAAGTAGAAGTTATCGAAGTATCAGAAGGTGAAGTTGCTGGTCTTAAAGGCGCAACAGTTCGTATCGCTGGTGAATACGCTTATGGTTGGTTACGTACAGAAACTGGTGTTCACCGTTTAGTTCGTAAATCGCCATTTGATTCTAGTGGTCGTCGCCATACTTCATTTGCATCTGCATTTATTTATCCAGAGATTGATGACAACATTCAGATTGATATCAACCCTTCTGATTTACGTATTGATGTTTACCGTGCTTCTGGTGCGGGTGGTCAACACGTAAACACCACCGAATCTGCGGTACGTATTACTCACGTACCAACAAATATCGTTGTTCAGTGTCAGAATGACCGTTCTCAGCATAAGAACAAAGATCAAGCAATGAAGCAGTTACGTGCGAAATTGTTTGAGTATGAGTTGCAAAAACAAAATGCTGAAAAACAGGCCAATGAAGACGCTAAATCTGATATCGGATGGGGCAGTCAAATTCGCTCATACGTATTAGATGATTCACGCATTAAAGATTTGCGTACCGGTGTAGAAAACCGTAATACGCAAGCCGTTTTAGACGGTGATTTAGATAAATTTATCGAAGCCAGCTTAAAATCTGGATTATAA
- a CDS encoding methyltransferase, whose product MSKSFTFKQFHIDIGSCGMPVSTDGVLLGAWADISACSQILDIGAGTGLLSLMSAQRNSDAHIDAIELMPIAADVARLNFCQSPWKERLTLIHHDFLTYQAPHKYDAIICNPPYFNNGEQSQKGERSTARHTDSLPFDKLLQHCKTLISPTGRASFILPVFEGELFIKVAKNDDFHLTKITKVKTTEKKFPTRLLIELSLFPHIYQESTLTIHDGNGYSDDFIKLTRTFYLNMD is encoded by the coding sequence ATGAGCAAAAGCTTTACTTTCAAACAATTTCATATCGATATTGGTTCATGTGGAATGCCAGTTAGTACTGATGGGGTGCTATTAGGTGCTTGGGCAGATATTAGTGCGTGTAGCCAAATATTAGATATAGGTGCTGGAACGGGGTTATTAAGCCTAATGAGTGCACAAAGAAATTCAGATGCACACATTGATGCCATAGAATTAATGCCAATCGCCGCTGACGTTGCTCGTTTAAATTTTTGTCAAAGCCCATGGAAAGAGCGACTCACTCTTATTCATCATGACTTTCTTACTTACCAAGCACCTCATAAATATGACGCTATTATTTGTAATCCTCCTTATTTTAATAATGGAGAACAATCACAAAAAGGTGAACGTTCTACCGCTCGACATACAGATAGCCTTCCTTTTGACAAACTATTACAACACTGTAAAACACTGATTTCCCCAACGGGTCGTGCTAGCTTTATTCTTCCAGTATTTGAAGGTGAACTTTTTATTAAAGTGGCTAAAAACGATGATTTTCATTTAACCAAAATAACAAAAGTAAAAACTACTGAAAAAAAATTTCCTACTCGCCTTCTTATCGAGCTATCTCTTTTTCCTCATATTTATCAAGAGAGTACACTCACAATTCACGACGGAAATGGGTATAGCGACGACTTTATTAAGTTAACTAGAACGTTTTATCTCAATATGGATTAA
- a CDS encoding phosphoglycerate kinase, producing MSVIKMTDLELAGKRVFIRADLNVPVKDGKVTSDARILASLPTIKLCLEAGAKVMVTSHLGRPTEGEYNEEFSLAPVVNYLNDALDCDVKLAKDYLDGLELNAGELVVLENVRFNKGEKKNEEELSKKYAALCDIFVMDAFGTAHRAQASTHGVGMNAPVACAGPLLAAELEALGKAMSNPERPLVAIVGGSKVSTKLTVLESLSKIADQLVVGGGIANTFIAAEGHNVGKSLYEADLVETAQKLMKECAIPVATDVACAKAFDENAEAEIKHVSEVQDDDMIFDLGPDSTAALAEIIGNAKTILWNGPVGVFEFKNFEAGTAGISKAIAESAGFSVAGGGDTLAAIDKFGIKADVSYISTGGGAFLEFVEGKVLPAVAMLEERAKA from the coding sequence ATGTCTGTAATCAAGATGACTGACCTGGAACTTGCAGGTAAACGCGTATTTATCCGTGCTGACCTAAACGTACCAGTTAAAGATGGTAAAGTAACTTCTGATGCACGTATCCTTGCATCTCTACCAACTATCAAGCTTTGCTTGGAAGCTGGCGCTAAAGTAATGGTTACTTCTCACCTAGGTCGTCCAACGGAAGGCGAGTACAACGAAGAGTTCTCTCTAGCTCCTGTAGTTAACTACTTGAATGACGCACTAGATTGTGACGTTAAGCTAGCAAAAGATTACCTAGACGGTCTTGAACTGAACGCTGGTGAATTAGTTGTTCTTGAAAACGTTCGCTTCAACAAAGGCGAGAAGAAGAACGAAGAAGAGCTTTCTAAGAAATACGCTGCACTATGTGACATCTTCGTAATGGATGCATTTGGTACTGCTCACCGTGCACAAGCATCTACTCACGGTGTTGGCATGAACGCTCCTGTAGCGTGTGCTGGTCCACTACTAGCAGCAGAACTTGAAGCACTTGGTAAAGCAATGTCTAACCCTGAGCGTCCACTAGTTGCTATCGTTGGTGGTTCAAAAGTATCTACTAAGCTAACAGTTCTTGAGTCACTATCTAAAATCGCTGACCAACTTGTTGTTGGTGGTGGTATCGCGAATACATTCATCGCTGCTGAAGGTCACAACGTAGGTAAATCACTATACGAAGCAGACCTAGTTGAAACAGCTCAAAAATTAATGAAAGAGTGTGCAATTCCAGTTGCTACTGATGTTGCATGTGCGAAAGCATTTGACGAAAACGCTGAAGCTGAAATCAAACACGTTTCTGAAGTTCAAGATGACGACATGATTTTCGACCTTGGTCCAGATTCAACAGCTGCACTTGCTGAAATCATCGGCAATGCGAAAACAATTCTTTGGAATGGTCCAGTTGGCGTATTCGAATTCAAAAACTTCGAAGCGGGTACAGCGGGTATCTCTAAAGCAATCGCTGAATCTGCAGGTTTCTCTGTAGCAGGTGGTGGTGATACACTAGCAGCTATCGACAAGTTCGGTATTAAAGCTGACGTATCTTACATCTCTACAGGTGGTGGTGCATTCCTTGAATTCGTTGAAGGTAAAGTACTTCCTGCAGTAGCAATGCTTGAAGAGCGTGCTAAAGCATAA
- the dsbC gene encoding bifunctional protein-disulfide isomerase/oxidoreductase DsbC, whose translation MSFIRRTSAMIIALMSVVSFTACSDEQAKNQDASPSAVEAAQPDAEQAITQRLTTLGLPVEAIHDSEVDGFKQVETPFGIFYVSSDGKHFIQGRIFEFDENGDMKDLLAARFAKLVDSQSENMIVFPAKNEKHVITVFTDITCGYCTKLHKEMKDYNDAGITVRYLAYPRQGYQGSVADKMAQIWCADDKQQAMEDAKSNRPINGSKPATAECKNIIKEQYLLGRKMGVNGTPAIVLPSGDLVPGYKPARELLSDLEK comes from the coding sequence ATGTCATTTATTCGCCGAACTAGTGCGATGATCATTGCTTTAATGAGCGTAGTTTCTTTTACTGCATGTTCAGATGAACAAGCAAAAAACCAGGATGCGTCACCTTCTGCTGTTGAGGCTGCTCAACCTGATGCAGAACAAGCTATTACTCAGCGACTAACGACTTTAGGTTTGCCTGTAGAAGCTATCCATGATTCTGAAGTAGATGGTTTTAAACAAGTTGAAACACCGTTTGGGATTTTTTACGTATCTTCAGATGGTAAGCATTTTATTCAAGGTCGAATTTTTGAGTTTGATGAAAATGGCGACATGAAAGATTTATTAGCTGCTCGTTTTGCTAAATTGGTGGATAGCCAAAGCGAAAATATGATTGTATTCCCAGCTAAAAACGAAAAACACGTTATTACTGTATTTACAGATATTACTTGTGGTTACTGTACAAAACTGCATAAAGAGATGAAAGACTATAATGATGCGGGTATTACCGTTCGTTATTTAGCATACCCTCGCCAAGGCTACCAAGGATCAGTTGCTGATAAAATGGCTCAAATTTGGTGTGCTGATGATAAACAGCAAGCAATGGAAGATGCAAAATCAAATCGTCCAATTAATGGTTCAAAACCTGCAACTGCAGAGTGTAAAAACATCATTAAAGAACAGTATTTATTAGGTAGAAAGATGGGTGTAAATGGAACACCAGCAATCGTTCTTCCAAGTGGTGATCTTGTTCCTGGATACAAACCAGCACGAGAGCTTCTATCTGATTTAGAAAAATAA
- the fldB gene encoding flavodoxin FldB, with amino-acid sequence MKIGLFYGSSTCYTEMASEKIRAFIGEDLVDVFNIKETPVTTMNDYDLLLLGISTWDFGEIQEDWLAVWEELDGLSLDGKTIALFGLGDQEGYGEWFLDAMGLLHDELKATNAKFIGYWKNEGYQFDASKALTEDESHFVGLALDEDSQYDKSDERIEQWCEQVLVEYHESL; translated from the coding sequence ATGAAAATCGGTCTGTTTTATGGTTCTTCAACTTGTTATACCGAAATGGCATCTGAAAAAATCAGAGCTTTTATTGGAGAGGATCTTGTTGATGTCTTTAATATTAAAGAGACACCAGTGACCACAATGAATGATTACGATCTTTTATTACTTGGGATCTCTACATGGGATTTTGGTGAAATCCAAGAAGATTGGTTAGCCGTCTGGGAAGAGTTAGATGGCCTATCTCTAGATGGAAAAACAATTGCATTATTTGGTCTTGGCGATCAAGAAGGCTACGGTGAATGGTTCTTAGATGCCATGGGCTTATTACATGATGAATTAAAAGCAACGAATGCTAAATTCATTGGCTATTGGAAAAATGAAGGTTACCAATTCGACGCATCAAAAGCATTAACTGAAGATGAATCTCACTTTGTTGGTTTAGCTCTAGATGAAGACAGTCAGTATGATAAAAGTGATGAGCGTATTGAGCAGTGGTGTGAGCAGGTTTTAGTAGAATATCACGAGTCACTTTAG